A part of Helicobacter fennelliae genomic DNA contains:
- a CDS encoding MBOAT family O-acyltransferase, whose product MFFSIEFGIIFFVFFLVYWTLRNHHSLQNHTLLLFNYIILCSFGGVYVALVLACYTLFIYAASHLIAKTESKSVFLTMVAFAILNLSFFKYYPSFKDDFEALLRFFGLDVASVDILLPLGISFYTFASITYLRAVYEARQSPQDSTTTPSALTSTTLTSSTSNPKLQGFLPLATYLSFFPTIIAGPIMRSDFFFSQFNATRLWRRKNANLIIMLLLFGIVKKVLIANYVQIYASPILANPSNFNTIELLLGIGGYSIQIYCDFSGYVNLVCAFALMLGFTLPPNFDMPYVAKNLKEFWARWHISLSTFIRDYIYIPLGGSKKGFFLTQVFVLISFGLSGIWHGNTINFMIWGLLHGFGLVIVNIAKKCNFSLAQIPLLSSFITFSFVSFAWVFFCYSDFSDSLLFFTALYQNLSQPIGLKEILLLCGGLLVFFAYPLSKNWQRSCVFYLYDVPTFIKPIVLAIVFIIIFCLMPDGIPNFIYATF is encoded by the coding sequence ATGTTTTTTTCAATCGAATTTGGAATTATTTTTTTCGTGTTTTTCCTTGTGTATTGGACATTGCGTAATCACCATTCCCTCCAAAATCACACATTACTTCTTTTTAATTATATTATTCTTTGCTCTTTTGGCGGGGTTTATGTCGCTTTGGTTTTGGCGTGTTATACGCTTTTTATTTATGCTGCTTCACATCTCATCGCCAAAACAGAATCTAAAAGCGTCTTTCTTACAATGGTCGCATTTGCGATTTTGAATCTAAGCTTTTTTAAATATTATCCAAGTTTTAAAGATGATTTTGAAGCATTGTTGCGCTTTTTTGGGCTTGATGTGGCAAGTGTTGATATATTACTACCTTTAGGGATTAGCTTTTATACTTTTGCTTCGATTACATATTTGCGCGCTGTGTATGAAGCGCGCCAAAGCCCACAAGATTCTACTACAACCCCAAGCGCGCTGACTTCCACTACACTGACTTCAAGCACGTCCAATCCAAAACTACAAGGATTTTTGCCACTTGCGACTTATTTGTCGTTTTTTCCTACGATTATTGCTGGTCCTATTATGCGGAGTGATTTTTTCTTTTCTCAATTTAACGCCACGCGACTTTGGAGGCGCAAAAACGCAAATCTCATCATCATGCTTTTGCTATTTGGAATTGTCAAAAAAGTTTTGATTGCAAATTATGTTCAAATCTACGCAAGCCCGATTCTTGCAAACCCATCAAATTTCAATACAATCGAGCTACTTTTAGGCATAGGCGGATATAGCATTCAGATTTATTGCGATTTTAGCGGATATGTAAATCTTGTATGTGCGTTTGCGCTTATGCTTGGATTTACTTTACCGCCAAATTTTGATATGCCCTATGTTGCTAAAAATCTCAAAGAATTTTGGGCGCGCTGGCATATCTCGCTCTCAACTTTTATTCGCGATTATATTTACATTCCGCTTGGTGGCTCCAAAAAGGGCTTTTTCTTGACGCAGGTTTTTGTGCTGATTTCATTTGGCTTATCTGGAATCTGGCATGGCAATACGATTAATTTTATGATTTGGGGCTTGCTGCATGGATTTGGGCTTGTGATTGTCAATATCGCCAAAAAGTGCAATTTCTCACTCGCCCAAATCCCGCTTCTTAGCTCATTTATCACTTTTAGCTTTGTGAGCTTTGCGTGGGTGTTTTTTTGTTATAGCGATTTTTCAGATTCGCTTTTGTTTTTTACTGCCCTCTATCAGAATCTCTCGCAGCCTATCGGGCTCAAAGAGATTCTGCTTTTATGCGGAGGACTTTTGGTGTTTTTTGCGTATCCATTGAGTAAAAATTGGCAACGTTCTTGTGTGTTTTATCTCTATGACGTTCCGACTTTTATCAAGCCTATCGTGCTTGCGATAGTATTTATCATCATCTTTTGTCTTATGCCTGATGGTATCCCAAATTTCATTTATGCGACTTTTTAG
- a CDS encoding SGNH/GDSL hydrolase family protein: MRLKTFIFTIFIAFALTALVMNKSINTLIEQKYHITLFNVENPLLKTLSLPRIWLDNLRAYIFPSQEDLALEESLQSQTKIEPEPEIPEFTEKLEEEIYYPLIDENGTIILEPHSTFLLIGDSMMQGVGMTLVRELQKRDFNVINLAKQSTGLTYPHFFDWQQSLKDAFAKNPNINVVVMMVGANDPYNMPKIKFQSPEWVEIYTQRIQDIIQTTLSHKAIIIWYQVPFVKKEPLNQKLIFLNTLYKENVESAKQVFLDSNAILSPDNAYTAYIKAPNGKSIRLRNSDGIHFSTEGSKLLSQILLDRLEVLQEPHELQEQTQEQENQAKSQVQSTKPAKPINTRNRESNMESSTESNVESNPESNSAPDSVESLDSADSTNSLDYLDSHAMPNTKSTESSDTHNTQESNNSHDSRDFIYQDFNTDSARDKSQSTSQDKNIDRDKDSALFQHLYKQD; encoded by the coding sequence ATGAGACTCAAAACCTTTATATTTACAATCTTTATCGCATTTGCGCTCACAGCCCTTGTGATGAATAAAAGTATCAATACACTCATCGAGCAAAAATACCATATCACACTTTTTAATGTCGAGAATCCATTGCTAAAAACCCTCTCCTTGCCTAGAATCTGGCTTGATAACTTGCGAGCATATATCTTTCCTAGCCAAGAAGATCTCGCCCTAGAAGAATCCCTCCAATCCCAAACCAAAATAGAGCCAGAGCCAGAAATTCCAGAATTTACAGAAAAACTAGAAGAGGAAATCTATTATCCGCTTATCGATGAAAATGGCACAATCATTCTTGAGCCACATTCAACCTTTTTGCTAATTGGTGACTCTATGATGCAGGGCGTGGGTATGACGCTTGTGCGCGAGCTTCAAAAAAGAGATTTTAATGTGATAAATCTTGCCAAGCAAAGCACAGGGCTTACCTATCCGCATTTTTTTGATTGGCAGCAAAGCCTCAAAGACGCTTTTGCTAAAAATCCAAACATCAATGTCGTCGTGATGATGGTCGGCGCAAATGATCCTTATAATATGCCTAAAATCAAATTCCAATCGCCAGAATGGGTAGAGATATACACACAAAGAATCCAAGATATTATCCAAACCACACTAAGCCACAAAGCGATTATTATATGGTATCAAGTGCCATTTGTCAAAAAAGAGCCACTCAATCAAAAACTCATTTTCTTAAATACCTTGTATAAAGAAAATGTCGAGTCTGCAAAGCAAGTGTTTTTGGACTCAAATGCGATCCTATCGCCTGATAATGCTTATACCGCATACATCAAAGCCCCAAATGGCAAAAGCATAAGGCTACGAAACTCTGATGGAATCCACTTTAGCACGGAAGGATCAAAGTTGCTTAGTCAGATTCTGCTTGATCGGCTTGAGGTGCTACAAGAGCCACACGAACTACAAGAGCAAACACAAGAGCAAGAAAATCAAGCAAAATCACAAGTCCAATCAACAAAGCCAGCCAAGCCCATAAACACGCGCAATAGAGAATCTAATATGGAATCTAGCACAGAATCTAATGTAGAATCCAATCCAGAATCTAACTCCGCCCCAGATTCTGTGGAATCTTTGGATTCTGCGGATTCTACAAATTCTTTAGATTATTTAGATTCTCATGCAATGCCAAACACAAAATCCACAGAATCTAGCGATACGCACAATACGCAAGAATCAAACAATTCACACGATTCACGCGACTTTATATATCAAGATTTTAATACAGATTCTGCGCGAGACAAAAGCCAAAGCACAAGCCAAGATAAAAATATAGACAGAGATAAAGATTCTGCTTTATTTCAGCATTTATACAAGCAAGATTAG
- the hypB gene encoding hydrogenase nickel incorporation protein HypB, which translates to MTREQTLKQNPNLNTKSVQIVQKILSKNDKKAMQLKEQYEKDNVYVVNFMSSPGSGKTTLLEGLAMCEDFRFAVIEGDLQTERDAKRLQEKGIKAYQIITGQACHLEAEMIEKAYLHLKQKGDLNGAEYVIIENVGNLVCPASYNLGADLNIVLLSTPEGDDKILKYPTMFLCADALIISKSDLIQHFEFDLKRIQEDLHKLKANVPIFLVSKTDKNSIEKVKTFIQDKRAKGYHSNHSF; encoded by the coding sequence ATGACAAGAGAACAAACCCTTAAGCAGAATCCAAACCTCAACACAAAATCAGTCCAAATCGTGCAAAAAATCCTTAGCAAAAACGACAAAAAAGCAATGCAGCTCAAAGAGCAATACGAAAAAGACAATGTGTATGTGGTAAATTTCATGTCCTCGCCCGGAAGTGGCAAAACGACTTTGCTTGAAGGGCTTGCGATGTGTGAGGACTTTAGATTTGCAGTGATTGAGGGTGATTTACAAACAGAGCGCGACGCAAAGCGTCTGCAAGAGAAAGGTATCAAAGCATATCAAATCATAACCGGGCAAGCCTGCCACCTTGAAGCAGAAATGATCGAAAAAGCGTATTTACACCTCAAACAAAAAGGCGATCTCAATGGCGCAGAATATGTGATAATCGAGAATGTCGGCAATCTTGTCTGCCCTGCGAGCTATAATTTGGGCGCGGATTTAAATATCGTGCTACTCTCAACGCCAGAAGGCGATGATAAAATCCTCAAATACCCGACAATGTTTTTGTGTGCTGATGCGCTTATTATTAGCAAAAGCGATTTGATTCAGCATTTTGAGTTTGATTTGAAGCGCATACAAGAGGATTTGCATAAGCTCAAAGCCAATGTTCCTATTTTTTTGGTGAGTAAGACAGACAAAAATAGCATTGAAAAAGTCAAAACTTTTATCCAAGATAAAAGAGCAAAAGGCTATCATTCTAATCATTCTTTTTGA
- the lpxD gene encoding UDP-3-O-(3-hydroxymyristoyl)glucosamine N-acyltransferase: protein MRLSKIKHKIGIRNDITHDFFIHSLAPLEYGGANDVSYIDQNQYLQKLKDSKVGAVLIKEEHASSVPPHIQPLIVENPHLAFAFLSEYFRKSEFSDMHTNYINNQNVGISGSAVIMPNVFIGKNVRIGDRTIIMPGVVISDHVRIGDDCKIYPNVVIYRESRIGNGVNIHAGSVIGSDGFGYAHTKLGEHVKIEHNGIVEIENYVEIGANTTIDRAVFGKTIIKQGAKIDNLVQIGHNCIIGQNSILVAQVGLAGSTTTGRNVVFGGQAGTGGHIHIGDFTQIAGRGAVGKNLPPHTKWGGHPLMQLDEWMKFFVSLRRIVKKQEKDAK from the coding sequence ATGCGTCTTAGCAAAATCAAACACAAAATCGGAATCCGCAATGATATTACACATGATTTTTTTATCCATTCCTTAGCTCCATTAGAATACGGCGGGGCTAATGATGTAAGCTATATCGATCAAAACCAATACCTCCAAAAACTCAAAGATTCTAAAGTCGGCGCGGTGCTTATCAAAGAAGAACACGCAAGCTCTGTCCCACCTCATATACAGCCACTCATCGTTGAAAATCCACACTTAGCTTTTGCGTTTCTTTCAGAATATTTTCGCAAAAGTGAATTTAGCGATATGCATACAAACTACATCAACAATCAAAATGTAGGAATTAGCGGAAGTGCGGTGATTATGCCAAATGTATTTATCGGCAAAAATGTGCGTATCGGCGATAGGACAATCATTATGCCCGGTGTAGTGATAAGCGATCATGTGCGTATCGGCGATGACTGCAAAATCTACCCAAATGTTGTCATCTATCGTGAAAGCAGAATCGGAAATGGTGTGAATATCCACGCAGGAAGCGTGATCGGTAGCGATGGCTTTGGATATGCGCATACTAAGCTAGGCGAGCATGTCAAAATCGAACATAATGGAATCGTAGAAATTGAAAATTATGTAGAAATCGGCGCAAATACGACAATTGATAGAGCAGTGTTTGGCAAAACAATCATCAAGCAAGGAGCAAAAATCGATAACCTCGTGCAAATCGGGCATAATTGTATCATTGGGCAAAATAGTATCCTTGTCGCGCAAGTAGGCTTGGCTGGCTCGACGACAACAGGCAGAAATGTCGTTTTTGGCGGACAGGCAGGAACAGGCGGGCATATCCATATCGGTGATTTTACGCAAATCGCCGGAAGAGGTGCAGTAGGCAAAAATCTCCCACCACACACAAAATGGGGCGGACATCCATTAATGCAGCTTGATGAGTGGATGAAGTTTTTTGTCTCATTGCGTCGCATAGTCAAAAAACAAGAAAAAGACGCGAAGTAA
- the cmoA gene encoding carboxy-S-adenosyl-L-methionine synthase CmoA, whose translation MAQHNSKDTLFTAPTHKQFEFDERVASVFDDMLTRSIPFYRENLKLCVDFLALNAPCGRIYDLGCSTGNMLFELYERLKDSHRDSYKNSYTLIGIDSSSAMIENAKLKAQAYNADITFINADCMEVEFLDSRAFIANYTMQFIRPINRLHLIKKLYNALEFGGVLLMSEKMSSTDSVFDKQMIEYYHAYKAKNGYTQSEITRKREALENVLVPYSLEENLALLKDAGFKGIEVLFKWVNFGTLIAKK comes from the coding sequence ATGGCACAGCATAATTCTAAAGATACATTATTTACCGCTCCCACGCATAAGCAATTTGAATTTGATGAGCGCGTTGCAAGCGTGTTTGATGATATGCTAACGCGCTCAATCCCTTTTTATCGCGAGAATCTCAAACTTTGCGTGGATTTTTTGGCTCTGAATGCACCTTGTGGCAGAATCTATGATTTGGGTTGCTCTACGGGCAATATGCTTTTTGAGCTTTATGAACGACTTAAAGATTCTCATAGAGATTCTTATAAGAATTCTTACACGCTTATTGGCATTGACTCCTCAAGCGCGATGATAGAAAACGCCAAGCTCAAAGCACAAGCCTATAATGCAGATATTACCTTTATCAATGCGGATTGTATGGAGGTGGAGTTTTTAGATTCTCGTGCGTTTATTGCAAATTACACAATGCAATTTATCCGCCCTATCAATCGCTTACATCTCATCAAAAAGCTTTATAATGCGCTTGAATTTGGCGGGGTGCTATTAATGAGTGAAAAAATGTCAAGCACAGATAGTGTATTTGATAAGCAAATGATTGAATATTATCATGCCTACAAAGCCAAAAATGGCTATACCCAAAGCGAAATAACGCGCAAAAGAGAGGCATTAGAAAATGTGCTTGTGCCTTATAGTTTGGAAGAGAATCTAGCCCTTTTGAAAGACGCAGGATTTAAAGGTATTGAGGTGTTGTTTAAATGGGTGAATTTTGGCACACTCATCGCCAAAAAATAA
- a CDS encoding M99 family carboxypeptidase catalytic domain-containing protein yields the protein MKTIFIIFCSAMCVFSASLKPVDFEVIKKEVDTSPTLLLIGGIQGDEPGGFNATNVFNAHYKIFNGSVWIVPVINKHSMLLNDRGIYGDMNRKFADLSPNDPEFFIIEHIKNLINDPQVSLVLHLHDGSGFWRESYQSALLNPNRWGNCTVIDQENLANIPYGNLLENATFMIDHINANLLKPIHKYHIHNTRTLEKNDVEMKEALTLYALSRNKPAYANEASKELNVQERVYYHLLAIEALLQKIGIKFERDFELSPSDVYKVINDQNLSVSIQDLPALPFFGLREMQNNFPLPKGKAFDEIELGSSARILGLVPQNSANNAKKNGVSKNNKSLILALKYGNRVLTKLVPYYVDFAPSLSHIQATIDSKDQAIAMNSTIKIKDSITLAPIEGYAIKVVGLKGTSFITQSTSISQHNLAHNASLDKDATLYRVEFYKTQEPKEPDQDKMQDKTQQELQTLKNIDKEIQTHISTTKETQNAESKLESSVESSTKSRLDSVKSNTESKVDSRQKAQVKVNLAHIRAEPNTQSQIIAKSPKGREMFVLDVKDNWAKITYQFKDRQINGFILERLLQYQSPQYADKAESSVESSTKSRLDSVKSNTESKVDSRQKAQVKVNLAHIRAEPNTQSQIIAKSPKGREMFVLDVKDNWAKITYQFKDRQINGFILERLLQYQSPQYADKAESSVESSTKSRLDSVDSNLESNVDSRPKIQSFSGMIVLDFSK from the coding sequence ATGAAAACAATATTTATAATTTTTTGTAGTGCTATGTGTGTGTTTAGTGCGAGTTTGAAGCCTGTTGATTTTGAAGTGATCAAAAAAGAAGTCGATACTAGCCCCACGCTTCTTCTCATCGGCGGAATCCAAGGAGATGAGCCGGGCGGATTCAATGCGACAAATGTATTTAACGCGCATTATAAGATTTTCAATGGAAGTGTGTGGATCGTGCCTGTGATTAATAAACACTCAATGCTTCTTAATGATCGCGGAATCTATGGCGATATGAATCGCAAATTTGCCGATCTAAGCCCTAATGATCCGGAATTTTTCATTATCGAGCATATCAAAAACCTTATCAATGATCCGCAAGTAAGCCTTGTGCTTCATCTCCATGATGGAAGTGGATTCTGGCGCGAGAGCTATCAAAGCGCATTGCTTAATCCTAATCGCTGGGGAAATTGCACGGTTATCGATCAAGAAAATCTCGCCAATATTCCCTATGGCAATCTCCTAGAAAACGCGACATTTATGATAGATCATATCAATGCCAACCTCCTAAAGCCTATCCACAAATACCACATACACAATACCCGCACACTAGAAAAAAACGATGTCGAGATGAAAGAAGCACTCACGCTTTACGCTCTCTCGCGCAATAAGCCAGCCTATGCCAACGAAGCAAGCAAAGAGCTTAATGTCCAAGAGCGAGTGTATTATCATTTGCTTGCGATTGAGGCGTTATTGCAAAAGATTGGGATCAAGTTTGAGCGCGACTTTGAGCTTTCGCCAAGTGACGTGTATAAAGTCATCAATGACCAAAATCTTAGTGTCTCAATACAGGATTTACCTGCTTTGCCGTTTTTTGGGCTACGAGAAATGCAAAACAACTTTCCATTGCCTAAAGGCAAGGCATTTGATGAGATAGAGCTTGGCTCAAGTGCTAGGATTTTGGGATTAGTGCCACAAAATAGCGCAAATAATGCCAAAAAAAATGGAGTTAGCAAGAACAATAAAAGCCTTATCCTTGCGCTTAAATATGGCAATCGGGTTTTGACAAAGCTTGTGCCTTATTATGTGGATTTTGCTCCATCACTTAGCCATATCCAAGCTACAATCGACTCAAAAGATCAAGCCATAGCGATGAATTCGACAATTAAAATCAAAGATTCTATCACATTAGCGCCGATTGAAGGCTATGCAATCAAAGTAGTAGGGCTAAAAGGCACATCATTCATCACGCAAAGCACATCAATCTCACAACACAATCTCGCGCACAATGCTAGCCTTGACAAAGACGCCACACTCTATCGCGTGGAGTTTTACAAAACCCAAGAGCCCAAAGAGCCAGACCAAGACAAAATGCAAGACAAAACACAACAAGAACTCCAAACACTTAAAAACATAGATAAAGAAATACAAACACACATAAGCACAACAAAAGAGACTCAAAACGCAGAATCCAAACTAGAATCTAGTGTGGAATCTAGCACAAAATCTCGCCTAGATTCTGTGAAATCAAACACAGAATCTAAAGTAGATTCTCGCCAAAAAGCACAAGTCAAAGTCAATCTCGCACACATCAGAGCAGAGCCAAACACACAAAGCCAAATCATCGCCAAAAGCCCAAAAGGACGCGAAATGTTTGTACTTGATGTCAAAGATAATTGGGCGAAAATCACTTATCAATTTAAAGATAGACAAATCAATGGCTTTATTTTAGAGCGATTATTACAATACCAAAGCCCGCAATATGCCGATAAAGCAGAATCTAGTGTGGAATCTAGCACAAAATCTCGCCTAGATTCTGTGAAATCAAACACAGAATCTAAAGTAGATTCTCGCCAAAAAGCACAAGTCAAAGTCAATCTCGCACACATCAGAGCAGAGCCAAACACACAAAGCCAAATCATCGCCAAAAGCCCAAAAGGACGCGAAATGTTTGTACTTGATGTCAAAGATAATTGGGCGAAAATCACTTATCAATTTAAAGATAGACAAATCAATGGCTTTATTTTAGAGCGATTATTACAATACCAAAGCCCGCAATATGCCGATAAAGCAGAATCTAGTGTGGAATCTAGCACAAAATCTCGCCTAGATTCTGTGGATTCCAATTTAGAATCTAATGTAGATTCTCGTCCCAAAATCCAAAGCTTTAGCGGAATGATCGTGCTTGACTTCTCCAAATAA
- a CDS encoding GDSL-type esterase/lipase family protein — translation MIYRFLLLALVILMTNSCAATAKKKSPKINIQLQKPIIPSATTLENIAKNGVVQDFGERNLSSLIEKFRSANDMRIHIFGDSHIAGDFIPQRWRAQFMQPNAIGFAYPIFPAYHQNLLINYKSQFFELYNSRINIYPDYPMGGVVARAKSEKAFVKIALNFVRENQQFTTRIVFKSPSLLGAFVVTDAKGQSYRLGASVPNTWEISKPLTLTFPITIKALLPNAALGGYFIYNQGANTIISHSGANGARSDIWLKWNQPLFRQSLQIITYDLFVLCYGSNDAMLATFDKNTFIKNYKNLIATLRQTNPNASILLIAPPKTLIKRAKSSTYTFAPSFKAVQSAILEIAKSEKVLYFDMFNLMEKTGGKDEWIKLGLSKQDVHLSPYGYRAVADAIEFGLRGLFETSQAQSQMQSQTKTESLDSPQTTESKNPAESKNPAESTESAKSMESMESAQSIDSTPNPTNTTTTSANDSKTADSTTAPNSSIDSANATTSANSLTESSPSTSANPQTNQATSNSATNNSTNNPPTNNPSANPPANNSATPNNNITNDAADEIWQDLQIKDFSAP, via the coding sequence ATGATATATAGATTCTTGCTTTTGGCACTTGTGATACTGATGACAAACTCTTGTGCAGCAACAGCAAAAAAGAAATCCCCAAAAATAAATATCCAACTCCAAAAGCCTATAATCCCATCAGCCACGACTTTAGAAAATATCGCTAAAAATGGCGTGGTGCAGGATTTTGGTGAGCGCAATCTCTCATCTTTAATCGAAAAATTCCGCAGTGCAAATGATATGAGAATCCACATTTTTGGAGATTCGCATATAGCGGGTGATTTTATCCCTCAGCGATGGCGCGCGCAATTTATGCAACCAAATGCTATCGGCTTTGCGTATCCGATTTTTCCAGCCTATCATCAAAATCTCTTAATCAATTACAAATCTCAATTTTTTGAGCTTTATAACTCGCGGATAAACATCTATCCAGACTATCCAATGGGTGGCGTGGTGGCGCGTGCGAAGAGCGAAAAAGCATTTGTAAAAATCGCGCTTAATTTTGTGCGCGAGAATCAGCAATTCACCACGCGCATTGTGTTTAAATCCCCAAGCCTTTTGGGTGCATTTGTCGTAACAGATGCCAAAGGACAAAGCTATCGGCTTGGTGCAAGCGTGCCAAATACATGGGAGATCTCAAAACCGCTCACGCTTACATTTCCAATCACAATCAAAGCTCTTTTGCCAAATGCGGCATTAGGCGGGTATTTTATCTACAATCAAGGCGCAAATACTATCATCTCGCATTCCGGCGCAAATGGCGCACGAAGCGATATTTGGCTCAAGTGGAATCAGCCTCTTTTTAGGCAATCACTCCAAATTATCACTTATGATTTATTTGTGCTGTGCTATGGCTCAAATGACGCAATGCTCGCAACTTTTGATAAAAATACTTTTATCAAAAATTACAAAAATCTAATCGCTACATTGCGCCAGACAAATCCTAATGCAAGCATTTTGCTTATCGCCCCGCCAAAAACCCTCATCAAGCGCGCAAAATCTAGCACCTACACGTTTGCTCCAAGCTTTAAAGCCGTGCAAAGCGCGATTTTAGAAATCGCCAAAAGCGAAAAAGTGCTGTATTTTGATATGTTTAACCTTATGGAAAAAACCGGTGGCAAAGACGAATGGATAAAGCTTGGGCTCTCAAAGCAAGATGTGCATTTAAGCCCTTATGGGTATAGGGCGGTGGCTGATGCGATAGAGTTTGGGCTAAGAGGGCTATTTGAGACATCACAAGCGCAATCTCAAATGCAATCCCAAACAAAGACAGAATCTCTGGATTCTCCACAAACAACAGAATCTAAAAACCCCGCAGAATCTAAAAACCCCGCAGAATCCACAGAATCCGCAAAATCTATGGAATCTATGGAATCCGCGCAATCAATAGATTCTACGCCAAATCCCACAAACACTACAACTACGAGCGCAAATGATTCTAAAACTGCTGATTCTACAACTGCGCCCAATTCCTCGATAGATTCTGCAAATGCCACAACTTCTGCTAACTCTTTGACAGAATCTTCCCCAAGCACTTCTGCAAATCCGCAAACAAATCAAGCAACTAGCAATTCTGCCACTAATAATTCCACCAATAATCCTCCCACTAATAATCCCTCTGCCAATCCTCCTGCCAATAACTCCGCAACTCCAAACAACAACATCACAAATGATGCTGCTGATGAGATTTGGCAGGATTTACAGATCAAAGATTTTAGCGCACCATGA
- a CDS encoding flagellar FLiS export co-chaperone — MHEKDIIATFKKHIGEVDLGEIDLGGADFTASTKNLKEAFKIPLCKNLKITHFGEDIKSVNELTGALQTLQIVFRKITDLAQSIGQDPIQDALLECQIKDKIAECRFLGNALFDVTLSAKIGQKQLQLENPSPLPLLQNGNPSLLIDYIQDKNTEITQTLTALSQAIASQSPFSSAQPNADIPNLEHFDKDMLFKKLR; from the coding sequence ATGCACGAAAAAGACATTATAGCAACTTTTAAAAAACATATAGGCGAGGTTGATTTAGGTGAAATCGATTTGGGTGGAGCTGATTTCACAGCAAGCACAAAAAATCTAAAAGAGGCTTTTAAAATCCCGCTTTGCAAAAACCTCAAAATCACGCATTTTGGCGAAGACATAAAAAGTGTCAATGAGCTTACAGGCGCGCTTCAGACACTCCAAATAGTTTTTCGCAAAATCACTGATCTTGCGCAATCAATAGGGCAAGATCCAATCCAAGATGCTTTGCTTGAATGCCAAATCAAAGACAAAATCGCAGAGTGTAGATTCTTAGGTAATGCACTTTTTGATGTAACATTAAGCGCAAAAATCGGACAAAAGCAATTACAGCTAGAAAACCCTTCTCCCCTGCCATTGCTCCAAAATGGCAACCCTTCGCTTTTGATAGACTATATCCAAGACAAAAATACAGAAATCACTCAAACCCTCACTGCTCTATCACAAGCCATAGCCAGCCAAAGCCCATTCTCATCAGCCCAGCCAAATGCAGACATTCCGAATCTAGAACATTTTGATAAGGATATGCTATTTAAAAAGCTACGATAG
- a CDS encoding triose-phosphate isomerase yields the protein MIFAANFKCNLPQKAVADYFSKWNTFRFCQSFLSQNQILFFPSFLGLQTAKELSSFEQIGAQNAYPVKNGAFTGEIGLEALESMGIDMVLIGHSERRVLLKESQEICAMKFDFFAKHHFKIVYCVGESLEVREQGREATQEFLLSQFRGIDTQYQNLIIAYEPIWAIGTGVSAKAKDIECVHSFLSTLSPQPILYGGSVNKDNAKEILAIDHVSGLLVGSASLDPQHFYTITQSIP from the coding sequence ATGATTTTTGCTGCAAATTTCAAATGCAATCTACCCCAAAAGGCAGTCGCTGATTATTTTTCAAAGTGGAATACTTTTAGATTCTGCCAATCATTTTTAAGCCAAAATCAGATTTTGTTTTTTCCGTCATTTTTGGGATTGCAAACAGCAAAAGAGTTGAGTTCATTTGAGCAAATCGGGGCACAAAACGCCTATCCTGTAAAAAATGGCGCATTTACAGGTGAAATCGGGCTTGAGGCATTAGAATCTATGGGGATTGATATGGTTTTGATCGGGCATAGCGAGCGAAGGGTGCTACTCAAAGAGTCGCAAGAAATCTGCGCGATGAAATTTGATTTTTTTGCCAAACATCACTTTAAGATTGTGTATTGCGTGGGTGAGAGTTTGGAGGTAAGGGAGCAAGGCAGAGAGGCTACGCAAGAGTTTTTGCTCTCTCAATTTCGTGGCATAGACACACAATACCAAAATCTCATCATCGCGTATGAGCCTATCTGGGCTATCGGCACGGGCGTGAGTGCTAAGGCAAAAGATATAGAATGCGTGCATTCATTTCTTAGCACACTCTCTCCACAGCCTATACTCTATGGCGGAAGTGTGAATAAAGACAATGCAAAAGAGATTCTGGCAATAGATCATGTATCTGGGCTTTTGGTCGGCTCTGCAAGCCTTGATCCACAGCATTTCTACACCATAACCCAATCCATACCATAA